The proteins below are encoded in one region of Longimicrobium sp.:
- a CDS encoding M43 family zinc metalloprotease, with protein MTRSALAIRAAALLALLATPAAVYAGRSAPVALPAAAPQYVLRMHAIKVSNDDGSQATDITPAQVQQWVQKANQVFAASSADIRIEWNPSPTGPDWEELKSTLLNHFGSSSDSPATKAANEIAAKYPGKMVVFFRRDNGGGNTGNGWSRGPQTGVNFIAMPGFAPSTVTADVTPNVADGEKSVQNIWQLVHDIGHFLNLPHTFPGSQDGGTGTMALAAAYIRDNGGEQSALDGDGIADTPAEAGTTFFKNQSWAFCSGNNTYTISGTKTSGQAFSYTYSPARNNIMSYFACEPMTFTAGQVQRMRAALQHPNRRMLIVPPCFADFTGLPAAGFQTCFNYWVHRGLWPVTLASHRVGSNTFFAASFQPGADRPVRSMMTQPEFQQAFESFRANGFRPERIHVLATPNGPRFNAIWAPIQGQFEVRLGQTQAQFAAFWTQMHNSGFVNTEVAGYFTAAGPMYAGVWVKRPTQGDATYVGMTAAEYQKRFEEMWANGMRPVRFTAYNVGAETRYGAIWEKVPGHWVQRFGQTPAQFQQDYNARAAEGYRLHQVTPLGDRISAIWTKP; from the coding sequence ATGACGCGCTCCGCCCTCGCCATCCGCGCCGCGGCGCTACTCGCGCTGCTCGCCACCCCCGCCGCGGTGTACGCCGGCCGCTCCGCCCCGGTGGCCCTGCCTGCCGCGGCACCGCAGTACGTGCTGCGCATGCACGCCATCAAGGTATCCAACGACGACGGATCGCAGGCCACCGACATCACCCCCGCGCAGGTGCAGCAGTGGGTGCAGAAGGCCAACCAGGTCTTCGCCGCGTCGTCGGCCGACATCCGGATCGAGTGGAACCCCAGCCCCACCGGGCCGGACTGGGAGGAGCTGAAGAGCACCCTCCTCAACCACTTCGGCTCCAGCAGCGACTCCCCCGCGACCAAGGCGGCCAACGAGATCGCGGCGAAGTACCCGGGGAAGATGGTCGTCTTCTTTCGCCGCGACAACGGCGGCGGCAACACGGGCAACGGCTGGTCGAGGGGTCCGCAGACCGGGGTCAACTTCATCGCCATGCCCGGCTTCGCCCCGTCCACCGTCACCGCCGACGTGACCCCCAACGTGGCGGACGGAGAGAAGTCGGTGCAGAACATCTGGCAGCTGGTGCACGACATCGGGCACTTCCTGAACCTGCCGCACACCTTTCCGGGGTCGCAGGACGGGGGCACCGGGACCATGGCGCTGGCGGCCGCGTACATCCGTGACAACGGCGGCGAGCAGAGCGCGCTTGACGGCGACGGGATCGCCGACACCCCGGCGGAGGCGGGCACCACCTTTTTCAAGAACCAGAGCTGGGCGTTCTGCAGCGGCAACAACACGTACACCATCAGCGGCACCAAGACGTCCGGGCAGGCGTTCAGCTACACGTACTCGCCGGCGCGCAACAACATCATGAGCTACTTCGCCTGCGAGCCGATGACGTTCACGGCCGGGCAGGTCCAGCGGATGAGGGCCGCGCTCCAGCATCCCAACCGGCGCATGCTGATCGTGCCGCCCTGCTTCGCGGACTTCACGGGGCTGCCGGCGGCCGGCTTCCAGACCTGCTTCAACTACTGGGTGCACCGCGGGCTGTGGCCGGTCACGCTGGCCAGCCACCGGGTGGGGAGCAACACCTTCTTCGCCGCGTCGTTCCAGCCCGGCGCCGACCGCCCCGTGCGGTCGATGATGACCCAGCCGGAGTTCCAGCAGGCCTTCGAGAGCTTCCGCGCGAACGGCTTCCGCCCGGAGCGCATCCACGTGCTCGCCACCCCCAACGGCCCCCGCTTCAACGCGATCTGGGCGCCGATCCAGGGGCAGTTCGAGGTGCGGCTGGGCCAGACGCAGGCGCAGTTCGCGGCGTTCTGGACGCAGATGCACAACAGCGGCTTCGTGAACACGGAGGTGGCGGGCTACTTCACCGCCGCGGGCCCCATGTACGCCGGCGTGTGGGTGAAGCGCCCCACGCAGGGCGATGCCACCTACGTGGGGATGACGGCCGCGGAGTACCAGAAGCGCTTCGAGGAGATGTGGGCCAACGGGATGCGTCCGGTGCGCTTCACCGCGTACAACGTGGGCGCGGAGACGCGCTACGGGGCGATCTGGGAGAAGGTGCCGGGCCACTGGGTGCAGCGCTTCGGCCAGACGCCGGCGCAGTTCCAGCAGGACTACAACGCCCGCGCCGCGGAAGGATACCGCCTGCACCAGGTGACTCCCCTGGGCGACCGCATCTCGGCGATCTGGACCAAACCCTGA
- a CDS encoding FdhF/YdeP family oxidoreductase: MTEHSNIDPAERKELEERASVEPEQGAIRGDVPNGEQANAWESAKIGLASEGGVRREMARAGEPPATAAGEAFHGRIHAQPPAEHTGLRLGEVQKTAAGINAVRVAMKYTLNEMGAADGARMLQKLNQEGGFDCQSCAWPDPPAGERPAFAEYCENGAKVTAEENTRKLIDPDFFRRYSVAELSERSDYWLAKQGRIDRPMVLREGATHYEPIDWEEALGLVAKELRALDSPDEAAFYTSGRTANETAFLYQLFVRHFGTNNLPDCSNMCHESSGSALTDSIGIGKGTVTLDDVHHADLLISIGQNPGSCHPRMLTALQRLKRNGGKIIAINPLPETGLNHFKHPQDLKHPGRILSVLVGDGTPIAEFFVPVRIAGDVALLKGVLKEMLEEEVRRPGTVFDHDFIRTHTHGYQAFVEDLRAESWDLIIEQSGVERAQIRTVAEVVMQHERIIVAWAMGLTQQPDAVSAIQEIVNLLLLKGSIGKKGAGALPVRGHSNVQGDRTVGIWERMPDRFLDAIQREFGFDPPRHHGYDTVETIKAMHAGKVKVFFGMGGNFLSAGPDTEYTAAAMRRCRLTAHVSIKLNRGHLVTGRQALILPTIGRAERDVQLTGEQFVTAENSMGVVRTSRGVLDPASPHLKSEPTIIALLATATLGARNQVEWYSLIADYDRIRDLIERVIPGFDGYNRRLREHGELTLPNLPRDRREFSTTTGKANFTVHRIRPVELEPGQLVMMSMRSHDQFNTTIYGLDDRYRGIYNERRVVMMNPEDIRELGLNAGDVVDLTSHFRGEERVARRFIVVKYPIPRRCAATYYPETNVLVPIGSVAARSNTPTSKFVIITVAPSPQPPPPPAGAQGG; the protein is encoded by the coding sequence ATGACCGAGCACAGCAACATCGACCCGGCAGAGAGGAAGGAGCTGGAGGAACGGGCGTCGGTGGAGCCGGAGCAGGGGGCGATCCGGGGGGACGTGCCGAACGGGGAGCAGGCCAACGCGTGGGAGAGCGCCAAGATCGGCCTCGCCAGCGAGGGTGGGGTGCGGCGAGAGATGGCGCGCGCCGGAGAACCCCCCGCCACGGCCGCCGGCGAGGCGTTCCACGGCCGCATCCACGCGCAGCCGCCGGCGGAGCACACCGGGCTGCGCCTGGGCGAGGTGCAGAAGACCGCCGCGGGGATCAACGCCGTGCGCGTTGCGATGAAGTACACGCTCAACGAGATGGGCGCCGCGGACGGCGCGCGCATGCTACAGAAGCTCAACCAGGAGGGCGGCTTCGACTGCCAGAGCTGCGCGTGGCCCGATCCGCCCGCCGGCGAGCGGCCGGCGTTCGCGGAGTACTGCGAGAACGGCGCAAAGGTCACCGCCGAGGAGAACACGCGGAAGCTGATCGACCCCGACTTCTTTCGCCGCTACAGCGTCGCCGAGCTATCCGAGAGGTCCGACTACTGGCTGGCGAAGCAGGGGCGCATCGACCGCCCGATGGTGCTGCGCGAGGGCGCCACGCACTACGAGCCGATCGATTGGGAAGAGGCGCTCGGGCTGGTGGCGAAGGAGCTCAGGGCGCTGGACTCGCCGGACGAGGCGGCGTTCTACACCTCCGGGCGCACGGCCAACGAGACGGCGTTCCTCTACCAGCTCTTCGTGCGGCACTTCGGCACCAACAACCTGCCGGACTGCAGCAACATGTGCCACGAGTCCAGCGGCAGCGCCCTCACCGACTCCATCGGGATCGGCAAGGGCACGGTGACGCTGGACGACGTGCACCACGCCGACCTGCTGATCAGCATCGGCCAGAACCCGGGATCGTGCCACCCGCGCATGCTCACCGCGCTCCAGCGGCTGAAGCGCAACGGCGGCAAGATCATCGCCATCAACCCCCTTCCCGAGACGGGGCTGAACCACTTCAAGCACCCGCAGGACCTCAAGCACCCCGGCCGCATCCTGAGCGTGCTGGTGGGCGACGGCACCCCCATCGCCGAGTTCTTTGTGCCGGTGCGCATCGCGGGCGACGTGGCGCTCCTGAAGGGCGTGCTCAAGGAGATGCTGGAGGAGGAGGTGCGGCGCCCGGGGACCGTCTTCGACCACGACTTCATCCGCACCCACACGCACGGCTACCAGGCGTTCGTCGAGGACCTGCGCGCCGAGAGCTGGGACCTGATCATCGAGCAGAGCGGGGTGGAGCGCGCGCAGATCCGCACCGTGGCGGAGGTGGTGATGCAACACGAGCGCATCATCGTGGCGTGGGCGATGGGGCTCACGCAGCAGCCGGACGCGGTGAGCGCCATCCAGGAGATCGTGAACCTGCTGCTTCTCAAGGGGAGCATCGGGAAAAAGGGCGCGGGCGCGCTCCCCGTGCGCGGCCACAGCAACGTGCAGGGCGACCGCACGGTGGGCATATGGGAGCGGATGCCGGACCGGTTCCTGGACGCCATCCAGCGGGAGTTCGGCTTCGACCCGCCGCGCCACCACGGCTACGACACCGTGGAGACCATCAAGGCGATGCACGCGGGGAAGGTGAAGGTGTTCTTTGGGATGGGCGGCAACTTCCTCTCCGCCGGGCCGGACACGGAGTACACCGCCGCGGCCATGCGCCGCTGCCGCCTGACGGCGCACGTCTCCATCAAGCTCAACCGCGGACACCTGGTTACCGGGAGGCAGGCGCTGATCCTTCCCACCATCGGCCGCGCCGAGCGCGACGTGCAGCTCACGGGCGAGCAGTTCGTGACCGCCGAGAACTCGATGGGCGTGGTGCGCACGTCGCGCGGCGTGCTGGACCCCGCGTCGCCGCACCTGAAAAGCGAGCCCACCATCATCGCGCTCCTGGCCACCGCCACGCTCGGCGCGCGCAACCAGGTGGAGTGGTACTCGCTGATCGCCGACTACGACCGCATCCGCGACCTGATCGAGCGGGTGATCCCCGGCTTCGACGGCTACAACCGCCGCCTGCGCGAGCACGGCGAGCTGACGCTCCCCAACCTCCCGCGCGACCGCCGCGAGTTCAGCACCACGACGGGGAAGGCCAACTTCACCGTGCACCGCATCCGGCCCGTCGAGCTGGAGCCAGGGCAGCTGGTGATGATGTCGATGCGCAGCCACGACCAGTTCAACACCACCATCTACGGCCTGGACGACCGATACCGCGGCATCTACAACGAGCGCCGCGTCGTGATGATGAATCCAGAGGACATCCGCGAGCTGGGTCTGAACGCGGGCGACGTGGTGGACCTGACGAGCCACTTCCGCGGGGAGGAACGGGTGGCGCGGCGCTTCATCGTGGTGAAGTACCCCATCCCCCGCCGCTGCGCCGCCACCTACTATCCCGAGACCAACGTCCTGGTCCCCATCGGCAGCGTCGCCGCGCGCAGCAACACCCCGACGTCCAAGTTCGTGATCATCACGGTGGCCCCCTCCCCCCAGCCCCCTCCCCCGCCTGCGGGGGCGCAGGGCGGGTGA
- a CDS encoding response regulator, whose product MNDKLLNILLVEDDEVDVMNIRRAFKKGNISNPLFVAGNGLEALEMLRGDELPRTRRLVLLDLNMPRMNGIEFLRELRADPDLSPTPVVVLTTSDAERDKVEAYNLHVAGYLLKPVTFSNFCETMASLNKYWALVEMP is encoded by the coding sequence ATGAATGACAAGCTGCTGAACATCCTGCTGGTGGAAGACGACGAGGTGGACGTCATGAACATCCGCCGCGCCTTCAAGAAGGGGAACATCTCCAACCCGCTCTTCGTGGCGGGGAACGGCCTTGAAGCGCTCGAGATGCTGCGCGGCGACGAGCTGCCGCGCACCCGGCGCCTGGTTCTGCTCGACCTGAACATGCCGCGCATGAACGGCATCGAGTTCCTGCGCGAATTGCGCGCGGACCCGGATCTGAGCCCCACGCCCGTGGTGGTGCTCACCACCTCCGACGCGGAGCGCGACAAGGTGGAGGCGTACAACCTCCACGTGGCGGGCTACCTGCTGAAGCCCGTCACCTTCAGCAACTTCTGCGAAACGATGGCCTCCCTCAACAAGTACTGGGCGCTCGTGGAGATGCCGTGA
- a CDS encoding NAD(P)/FAD-dependent oxidoreductase gives MSVPDAVVVGSGPNGLSAAIALARAGRSVVVREAADTIGGGMRTEELTLPGYLHDVCSIVHPLALSSPFFRTLPLEEHGLEWVHSPACLAHPFDDGSVAMLERSIEATGATLGPDARAWKKLLGHWTDRWLTLAEDVLGPLEFPDHPFLLARFGLTAVRPAYGLAKRAFRGDRARALFAGNAAHSMVPLTQSPTAAFGLTLAAAGHAVGWPIARGGSRSIAAALASYFRSLGGEIVTGAPVDDVDELRGVGTILLDLTPRQVLRIAGHRLPARYRGALERYQYGAGSFKMDWALSEPIPWRSPECRRAATVHLGGTLDEIAASEHAPLAGEVPEKPFVLLVQPTLFDPTRAPEGKHVAWAYCHVPFGNDVDMTEAIEAQIERFAPGFRDVVLARSVMPPSALERHNPNLVGGDISAGAMTLRQVFFRPAFRRNPYSTPVDGLFLCSASTPPGGAVHGMCGYYAARAALRRPLAAPNA, from the coding sequence ATGAGCGTTCCGGACGCGGTGGTGGTGGGCTCGGGGCCCAACGGGCTGTCGGCTGCGATCGCGCTGGCGCGGGCGGGGCGCTCCGTCGTCGTACGCGAGGCGGCGGACACCATCGGCGGCGGGATGCGCACGGAAGAGCTGACGCTCCCCGGCTATCTGCACGACGTCTGCTCCATCGTGCACCCGCTCGCGCTCTCCTCTCCCTTCTTCCGCACGCTGCCGCTAGAGGAGCACGGGCTGGAGTGGGTGCACTCCCCCGCCTGCCTGGCGCACCCGTTCGACGATGGTTCCGTGGCGATGCTGGAGCGCTCCATCGAGGCCACCGGTGCCACGCTCGGCCCCGATGCGCGGGCGTGGAAGAAGCTGCTCGGCCACTGGACGGACCGCTGGCTGACGCTGGCGGAGGACGTGCTGGGCCCGCTGGAGTTCCCCGACCACCCCTTTCTCCTGGCCCGCTTCGGCCTCACCGCCGTGCGCCCCGCATACGGCCTGGCGAAGCGCGCCTTCCGTGGCGACCGGGCCCGCGCGCTCTTTGCCGGGAACGCGGCGCACTCCATGGTCCCGCTCACGCAGTCTCCCACGGCGGCGTTCGGGTTGACGCTGGCGGCGGCGGGGCACGCGGTGGGTTGGCCGATCGCGCGCGGCGGGTCGCGGAGCATCGCCGCCGCGCTGGCGTCGTACTTCCGGTCGCTGGGCGGCGAGATCGTCACCGGCGCGCCCGTGGACGACGTGGACGAGCTGCGCGGGGTCGGCACGATCCTCCTGGACCTGACGCCGCGGCAGGTGCTGCGCATCGCAGGGCACCGGCTGCCGGCGCGCTACCGAGGGGCGCTGGAGCGCTACCAATACGGCGCCGGCTCGTTCAAGATGGATTGGGCCCTCTCCGAGCCGATCCCCTGGCGCTCCCCGGAGTGCCGCCGCGCCGCCACCGTCCACCTCGGCGGCACCCTCGACGAGATCGCCGCCTCCGAGCACGCGCCGCTCGCCGGCGAAGTCCCGGAGAAGCCGTTCGTCCTCCTGGTGCAGCCCACCCTCTTCGATCCGACGCGCGCGCCGGAGGGGAAGCACGTCGCGTGGGCGTACTGCCACGTCCCTTTCGGCAACGACGTGGACATGACGGAGGCGATCGAGGCGCAGATCGAGCGCTTCGCCCCCGGCTTTCGCGACGTGGTGCTCGCGCGCAGCGTGATGCCGCCCTCCGCGCTGGAGCGCCACAACCCGAACCTGGTGGGCGGCGACATCAGCGCGGGCGCCATGACGCTGCGGCAGGTCTTCTTCCGCCCGGCCTTTCGCCGCAACCCGTACTCCACGCCGGTGGACGGACTCTTTCTCTGCTCCGCTTCCACCCCTCCCGGCGGCGCCGTCCACGGCATGTGCGGCTACTACGCCGCCCGCGCGGCCCTGCGCCGCCCGCTGGCCGCGCCGAACGCCTGA
- a CDS encoding DUF2254 domain-containing protein gives MIPRIRMAWVHVRDSLWFLPTLLTLFSAVLAAAITTAERRGLLQTSPESAWAFGGGAEGARGVLNVISGSLITVTGVVFSVTIVALQLASVQFTPRVLRNFTADRANQVVLGVFIGTFTYTLLVLRTVDSGNTPGDVFVPRVAVTVSVVLVLVSIGFLIFFINHAARSIQVATILWRVTRETVGHIRQLFPARLAHDAPAPLPHPKPAGTPALVGAPRSGYLQAVDAKGLSRLARARKMVIRMELQIGDFTLPGQPLASVWPPDALDAATARQIVAGFIVGMERTPEQDVEFGIIEIADIAVKALSPAINDPTTALRCIDHLSEILLELARSAPLYDSADGEGIFIARYTTFERAVGLAFDQIRHNGAENPTITKKLLSTFRDLRELVPEAHRAALAEQKDSFVEAAHSDIDNPVDLAAVDEAVERLSD, from the coding sequence ATGATTCCGCGAATTCGCATGGCGTGGGTGCACGTCAGAGACAGCCTGTGGTTCCTCCCCACGCTGCTCACCCTCTTCTCGGCCGTGCTGGCGGCCGCGATCACCACCGCCGAGCGGCGCGGGCTGCTGCAGACCTCTCCGGAGAGCGCGTGGGCGTTCGGCGGCGGCGCGGAGGGCGCGCGCGGGGTCCTCAACGTGATCTCGGGGAGCCTCATCACCGTCACGGGCGTCGTCTTCTCGGTGACGATCGTGGCGCTGCAGCTCGCCAGCGTGCAGTTCACCCCGCGCGTGCTGCGCAACTTCACCGCGGACCGCGCGAACCAGGTGGTGCTGGGCGTCTTCATCGGCACCTTCACCTACACCCTGCTCGTGCTCCGCACGGTGGATTCGGGGAACACCCCGGGCGACGTGTTCGTGCCCCGCGTGGCGGTCACCGTTTCGGTCGTGCTGGTGCTGGTGAGCATCGGCTTCCTCATCTTCTTCATCAACCACGCGGCGCGCTCCATCCAGGTCGCCACCATCCTGTGGCGGGTGACGAGGGAGACGGTGGGCCACATCCGCCAGCTCTTCCCCGCCCGGCTGGCCCACGACGCCCCCGCGCCCCTCCCGCACCCGAAGCCCGCCGGCACCCCCGCGCTGGTGGGGGCGCCCCGCTCCGGCTACCTGCAGGCGGTGGACGCAAAGGGGTTGAGCCGGCTCGCCCGCGCGCGGAAGATGGTGATCCGCATGGAGCTGCAGATCGGCGACTTCACCCTCCCCGGCCAGCCGCTCGCCTCCGTGTGGCCGCCGGACGCGCTGGACGCCGCCACGGCCCGGCAGATCGTGGCGGGCTTCATCGTCGGCATGGAGCGCACGCCGGAGCAGGACGTGGAGTTCGGGATCATCGAGATCGCGGACATCGCCGTGAAGGCGCTGTCGCCCGCCATCAACGACCCCACCACCGCGCTCCGCTGCATCGACCACCTGAGCGAGATCCTGCTGGAGCTCGCCCGAAGCGCGCCCCTCTACGACAGCGCGGATGGGGAGGGCATCTTCATCGCGCGGTACACCACCTTTGAGCGCGCGGTGGGGCTGGCGTTCGACCAGATCCGCCACAACGGCGCGGAGAACCCCACCATCACCAAGAAGCTGCTGAGCACCTTTCGCGATCTGCGGGAGCTCGTCCCCGAGGCGCACCGCGCGGCGCTGGCGGAGCAAAAGGATTCGTTCGTGGAGGCCGCCCACAGCGACATCGACAACCCCGTCGACCTCGCCGCCGTGGACGAAGCCGTCGAGCGCCTCAGCGACTGA
- a CDS encoding ATP-binding protein — MTEPLDPPAVSTGDAQPRLRILVVDDDRVDRMAIRRALARAGVDAAVDEAEAVPQALALAVAGAYDCVFLDYNLPGGNGLTLLRSIRAAGVDAPVVMLTGQGDERVAVALMKAGAADYLPKDGITPERLAASLRYAVELRRAETETQAAQEELRASAERTRFLAEASRVLADSLDMDATLRAVARLAVPVLGDYCVIYLTQENGEHRGVAAAHADPEKEPLVRALERHYRPTRDHPTSYVADAIRSGEVRQVAVVPDEHLTTIARTPEELEVFRALRSQAGLFVPLAARGHVLGAIGLLRTVPGSTYTPAQVALAEDLARRAAVAIDNARLFEDAAQARAAAEEANRAKSEFLARMSHDLRTPLNAIGGYAQLVEMGVQGPVTELQREAMGRIVRAQEHLLTLINDILSFARLEAGQVQIEIAAVPLRETIEELRPLVQPLFAKRGVALELRAPDAALHVLADGERLIQVCLNLLTNAAKFTDSGGRVVLECVPADGTVALRVSDTGRGIPPERMEAIFSPFIQAGNSDAETRQGVGLGLAISRELLRLMNGTLSVESVVGEGTTFVVQLARAPEALTPPTPLTG; from the coding sequence GTGACCGAGCCACTGGATCCGCCCGCCGTCTCCACCGGGGATGCGCAGCCGCGGCTGCGCATCCTTGTGGTGGACGACGACCGGGTGGACCGGATGGCGATTCGCCGTGCGCTCGCGCGCGCGGGGGTGGACGCGGCCGTGGACGAAGCCGAAGCCGTCCCCCAGGCGCTGGCGCTGGCCGTGGCCGGCGCGTACGACTGCGTCTTCCTGGACTACAACCTCCCCGGCGGCAACGGCCTCACCCTGCTGCGCTCCATACGCGCGGCCGGGGTGGACGCGCCGGTGGTGATGCTCACCGGGCAGGGCGACGAGCGGGTGGCGGTGGCGCTGATGAAGGCGGGCGCCGCGGACTACCTCCCCAAGGACGGCATCACCCCCGAGCGGCTGGCGGCCTCCCTGCGCTACGCCGTAGAGCTGAGGCGCGCCGAGACGGAGACGCAGGCCGCCCAGGAGGAGCTGCGCGCCAGCGCCGAGCGCACCCGCTTCCTGGCCGAGGCGAGCCGCGTGCTGGCCGACTCGCTGGACATGGACGCCACCCTGCGCGCGGTGGCGCGGCTGGCCGTGCCCGTGCTGGGCGACTACTGCGTCATCTACCTCACGCAGGAGAACGGCGAGCACCGCGGCGTGGCGGCCGCCCACGCGGACCCGGAGAAGGAGCCGCTGGTGCGCGCGCTGGAGCGGCACTACCGCCCCACCCGCGACCACCCCACCAGCTACGTGGCCGACGCCATCCGCTCCGGCGAGGTGCGCCAGGTGGCCGTGGTGCCGGACGAGCACCTGACGACCATCGCCCGCACGCCGGAGGAGCTGGAGGTCTTCCGCGCTCTGCGCTCGCAGGCGGGTCTATTCGTGCCGCTCGCCGCCCGAGGCCACGTGCTGGGCGCCATCGGCCTCCTGCGCACGGTCCCGGGCTCCACCTACACCCCCGCCCAGGTGGCGCTGGCCGAGGACCTGGCCCGGCGCGCGGCGGTGGCCATCGACAACGCGCGCCTCTTTGAAGACGCCGCCCAGGCCCGCGCCGCAGCCGAGGAGGCGAACCGGGCCAAGAGCGAGTTCCTGGCGCGCATGTCGCACGACCTGCGCACCCCCCTCAACGCCATCGGCGGCTACGCGCAGCTGGTGGAGATGGGGGTGCAGGGCCCCGTCACCGAGCTGCAGCGCGAGGCGATGGGGAGGATCGTGCGCGCGCAGGAGCACCTCCTTACCCTGATTAACGACATCCTCAGCTTCGCGCGATTGGAAGCCGGTCAGGTGCAGATCGAGATCGCGGCGGTCCCCCTGCGCGAGACGATCGAGGAGCTGCGTCCCCTGGTACAGCCGCTCTTCGCCAAGCGCGGCGTGGCGCTGGAGCTGCGCGCGCCCGACGCCGCCCTCCACGTGCTGGCCGACGGCGAGCGGCTGATCCAGGTGTGCCTCAACCTGCTGACCAACGCCGCCAAGTTCACCGACTCGGGCGGCCGCGTGGTGCTCGAATGCGTCCCCGCCGACGGCACCGTCGCCCTCCGCGTGAGCGACACCGGCCGCGGCATCCCGCCGGAGCGGATGGAGGCGATCTTCAGCCCGTTCATCCAGGCCGGCAACTCCGACGCGGAGACGCGCCAGGGCGTGGGCCTGGGCCTCGCCATCAGCCGCGAGCTCCTCCGCCTGATGAACGGCACCCTCTCCGTGGAGAGCGTGGTGGGCGAGGGCACGACCTTCGTGGTGCAGCTGGCGCGGGCGCCGGAGGCCCTCACCCCCCCGACCCCCCTCACGGGCTAA